The Porites lutea chromosome 4, jaPorLute2.1, whole genome shotgun sequence genome contains a region encoding:
- the LOC140935184 gene encoding protein N-terminal glutamine amidohydrolase-like isoform X2 produces the protein MQAKTSVEVKGEISPSTCVYTSCYCEENVWKLCEQIKEEKEQSLNEYYAVFISNDKRQVPLWMQKSAKEPLAPVVWYAEQAIQSDRRLKKQFHRKFRVIPAEVFLRTFASDRSHMKKANGEWIKTPPPYAPIRTAESTMNLQEFIDMTDEGEGQVMDYKTFIKSFSSAD, from the exons ATGCAGGCAAAAACTTCAGTGGAAGttaaaggagaaatttcacCGTCTACATGCGTCTATACGAGCTGTTACTG tgaagAAAATGTGTGGAAATTATGTGAGCAGATAAAGGAGGAAAAAGAGCAAAGCCTGAATGAATATTATGCAGTTTTCATTTCAAATGATAAGAGACAG GTTCCTTTATGGATGCAAAAATCAGCAAAAGAACCATTAGCTCCAGTAGTATGG TACGCTGAACAAGCTATACAGAGTGACAGACGACTAAAAAAGCAATTTCACAG AAAATTCAGAGTAATACCAGCAGAGGTATTTCTTCGGACCTTTGCCTCAGACCGGTCACACATGAAGAAAGCAAATGGTGAATGGATCAAAACACCACCGCCGTATGCACCAATCAGAACAGCAG aaagCACAATGAACCTTCAGGAGTTTATAGACATGACTGACGAAGGCGAGGGGCAAGTTATGGACTACAAAACCTTCATCAAAAGTTTTTCATCAGCGGATTAA
- the LOC140935184 gene encoding protein N-terminal glutamine amidohydrolase-like isoform X1: MQAKTSVEVKGEISPSTCVYTSCYCEENVWKLCEQIKEEKEQSLNEYYAVFISNDKRQVPLWMQKSAKEPLAPVVWDYHVLLLRKVEEKSLIYDLDSILPFPCPFTQYAEQAIQSDRRLKKQFHRKFRVIPAEVFLRTFASDRSHMKKANGEWIKTPPPYAPIRTAESTMNLQEFIDMTDEGEGQVMDYKTFIKSFSSAD, from the exons ATGCAGGCAAAAACTTCAGTGGAAGttaaaggagaaatttcacCGTCTACATGCGTCTATACGAGCTGTTACTG tgaagAAAATGTGTGGAAATTATGTGAGCAGATAAAGGAGGAAAAAGAGCAAAGCCTGAATGAATATTATGCAGTTTTCATTTCAAATGATAAGAGACAG GTTCCTTTATGGATGCAAAAATCAGCAAAAGAACCATTAGCTCCAGTAGTATGG GATTATCATGTTCTTTTACTACGAAAAGTGGAGGAGAAGAGTCTCATTTATGATCTGGATTCTATCCTACCTTTTCCTTGTCCATTTACTCAGTACGCTGAACAAGCTATACAGAGTGACAGACGACTAAAAAAGCAATTTCACAG AAAATTCAGAGTAATACCAGCAGAGGTATTTCTTCGGACCTTTGCCTCAGACCGGTCACACATGAAGAAAGCAAATGGTGAATGGATCAAAACACCACCGCCGTATGCACCAATCAGAACAGCAG aaagCACAATGAACCTTCAGGAGTTTATAGACATGACTGACGAAGGCGAGGGGCAAGTTATGGACTACAAAACCTTCATCAAAAGTTTTTCATCAGCGGATTAA
- the LOC140935185 gene encoding UDP-N-acetylglucosamine transferase subunit ALG13-like — MAEEKSVFVTVGTTSFDRLIETVSSKPLIEVLENLGYRSVVLQIGRGDCEPEVIKRKNFSLTHYRYKDSIAADIQRASLVISHAGAGSVLETLQAGRPLIVVINEHLMDNHQLELASQLAEDGHLYYATCSTLQDTITEKDLTQLKPFPPGKPELFSAFLDRAMDFHS; from the exons atggcggaagAGAAGAGTGTCTTTGTCACTGTTGGAACAACAAGCTTTGACCGAttaattgaaactgtttccagcAAGCCTTTGATTGAG GTTTTAGAAAATTTAGGATACCGAAGTGTTGTTCTTCAAATAGGAAGAGGTGATTGCGAGCCCGAggtaataaaaagaaagaatttctCCTTGACACACTACAGATATAAAGATTCAATCGCTGCTGATATTCAAAGAGCATCGCTTGTGATCAGCCACGCAG GGGCTGGAAGTGTTTTAGAGACTCTGCAAGCAGGACGGCCACTTATTGTAGTGATCAATGAACACTTGATGGACAATCATCAGTTAGAGTTAGCAAGTCAACTTGCTGAGGATGGCCACTTGTACTATGCTACTTGCAG CACACTGCAGGATACCATCACGGAAAAAGATCTCACACAGCTAAAACCATTTCCTCCTGGGAAGCCTGaacttttttctgcttttctagACAGAGCAATGGATTTCCATTCATAG
- the LOC140933144 gene encoding uncharacterized protein yields MSQMRSYLSFCVYYGYQPLPAAALTLNRYAAFLARSLSASSIPAYLNAIRILHLEHGLSDPTKNNFQLASTLRGIKRVKGLTVSQKKPITPQILLAFKSHLHLDGPLHATFWAVCLVAFFGLLRKANLLCKGSTKFDPSKHLRRGDILFFNDWAIIINRWSKTIQFSQRILTVPLPRIAPHPLCPYTALRHAFGLVPAPLSGPAFIIPASTEGGLTPLTYGKFDCLLKLVAAKTNLDPSQVSGHSFRSGGATLAFQAQIPAELIKRLGDWQSDAYRSYIHIPVKDRMLAVKRLASFV; encoded by the coding sequence ATGAGTCAAATGCGTTCATACCTCTCCTTTTGTGTATACTACGGCTACCAACCTCTCCCAGCAGCAGCATTAACCCTTAATCGCTATGCAGCTTTTCTAGCAAGGTCACTCTCAGCATCCTCCATCCCAGCCTATTTAAATGCGATTCGCATTCTACACCTTGAACATGGTCTGTCTGACCCaaccaaaaacaattttcaattggCATCTACACTTCGAGGAATCAAGCGTGTAAAAGGTTTAACAGTGTCCCAAAAGAAGCCGATTACACCCCAGATCCTATTAGCCTTCAAGAGTCATTTACATTTGGACGGCCCTTTACATGCAACCTTCTGGGCAGTTTGCCTCGTAGCGTTCTTTGGCCTCCTTCGTAAGGCGAATTTGCTATGCAAAGGATCAACAAAGTTTGACCCATCCAAACACCTGCGTCGAGGAGATATCCTCTTCTTCAATGACTGGGCCATCATTATCAATCGATGGTCGAAGACCATCCAATTTAGTCAGCGCATTTTAACTGTTCCGTTACCTCGCATTGCTCCACATCCACTCTGCCCTTACACCGCTCTCAGACATGCCTTTGGCTTGGTACCAGCACCTTTATCGGGCCCAGCCTTTATCATCCCAGCATCCACGGAGGGGGGCCTGACTCCTCTGACTTATGGAAAGTTTGACTGCCTTCTAAAACTAGTCGCAGCCAAGACGAACTTGGACCCGTCTCAAGTTAGTGGACATAGTTTTCGCTCGGGCGGGGCCACTCTGGCTTTTCAAGCTCAAATCCCTGCAGAACTGATTAAGCGTTTAGGAGACTGGCAGTCAGATGCTTATAGGTCTTATATCCACATCCCAGTTAAAGACAGAATGCTCGCAGTTAAGCGTCTCGCTtcgtttgtttag
- the LOC140935187 gene encoding guanosine-3',5'-bis(diphosphate) 3'-pyrophosphohydrolase MESH1-like, translating into MADEEDADGLIQDNPINVIGRILEAVQFAAIKHKDQRRKDPEETPYINHPIGVAYILWKEGGIHDSRVLQGAILHDTVEDTNTTLDEIESKFGPEVRHIVSEVTDDKTLPKMERKRLQIVHAKSCSHKAKLVKLGDKLYNLRDLNRVTPEGWTKERVTEYFHWAHKVVEGLKGTNEALEREIYKLFVQRGVVEKSGSNSP; encoded by the exons atggcggacgaagaAGACGCTGACGGATTGATACAGGACAACCCAATAAATGTAATTGGCCGAATTCTAGAAGCAGTCCAATTTGCTGCCATAAAACATAAGGACCAGAGAAGAAAAGATCCCGAGGAAACTCCATACATTAATCATCCTATCGGAGTAGCTTATATTCTTTGGAAAGAAGGCGGAATTCATGACTCCCGAGTGCTTCAG GGAGCCATTCTTCATGATACTGTTGAAGACACCAATACCACTCTTGATGAAATAGAATCCAAATTTGGCCCTGAAGTGCGACACATTGTGAGTGAAGTGACAGATGATAAAACTCTGCCAAAAATGGAACGTAAAAGGCTTCAGATAGTGCATGCGAAAAGTTGCAG CCATAAAGCCAAGCTGGTGAAACTTGGTGACAAACTGTATAATTTAAGAGACCTCAATCGGGTTACACCAGAAGGTTGGACAAAAGAGAGAGTTACTGAGTACTTCCACTGGGCGCATAAAGTTGTTGAAGGGCTTAAAGGAACTAATGAAGCTTTAGAAAGAGAGATTTATAAACTGTTTGTTCAGCGCGGCGTTGTCGAGAAATCGGGGTCCAATAGTCCCTGA